Proteins co-encoded in one Acidobacteriota bacterium genomic window:
- a CDS encoding HAMP domain-containing histidine kinase has product MNITRRRGTIAVFTTLGVLLTGVTVFLNITWIMHNEGHLALLILGIIFFAILVAGVVLNTIFLVREVRRNERQDSFLNAVTHELKTPIASIRLYLETLQRRPMDEMQRQQFYSSMLADSDRLLTTVEQVLKAGQLGQKHRQQNRTVIDLGALVAECVTITLQRHHLEQDAIVLAPVPGGVRLRVMGIAEDLRAAILNVLDNAVKYSPDGVHVRCSLLITHYTWATLEITDTGIGLPPDQHKRIFRRFYRVPGRTMQRIKGTGLGLFLVRNILRQHGGDAIATSPGLNQGTTITLTLPLAPSNDAPVIEAATENA; this is encoded by the coding sequence ATGAACATTACCCGACGCCGAGGAACGATTGCAGTCTTTACAACGCTTGGCGTATTGCTCACCGGTGTCACCGTCTTCCTCAACATCACATGGATCATGCACAATGAGGGCCATCTCGCGCTTCTCATTCTGGGCATCATCTTTTTTGCGATCCTCGTCGCCGGTGTCGTCCTCAATACAATCTTTCTGGTTCGCGAGGTCCGCCGCAACGAGCGCCAGGACTCCTTTCTGAACGCCGTCACCCATGAGCTGAAAACTCCCATTGCCAGCATCCGGCTCTACCTCGAGACGCTGCAGCGCCGTCCCATGGATGAGATGCAGCGGCAGCAGTTTTATAGCAGCATGCTGGCCGACTCCGACCGCCTGCTAACAACCGTGGAGCAGGTACTTAAAGCCGGTCAACTGGGCCAGAAGCATCGTCAGCAGAACCGCACGGTGATCGATCTTGGCGCGCTTGTCGCCGAGTGCGTGACGATCACCCTGCAACGTCATCATCTGGAGCAGGATGCCATCGTGCTGGCTCCCGTACCGGGAGGCGTGCGGCTGCGCGTGATGGGGATCGCCGAGGACCTGCGCGCTGCGATCCTGAATGTGCTCGATAACGCTGTCAAATACTCTCCCGATGGCGTCCACGTCCGCTGCTCGCTGCTGATTACGCATTACACCTGGGCCACGCTCGAGATCACCGACACCGGGATAGGCCTGCCGCCAGACCAGCACAAGCGCATCTTTCGCCGCTTTTATCGCGTTCCCGGACGCACCATGCAGCGCATCAAGGGCACTGGCCTGGGGCTGTTTCTGGTCAGGAACATCCTGCGGCAGCATGGCGGCGATGCTATCGCGACAAGCCCAGGTTTGAACCAGGGCACTACCATCACTCTCACACTTCCTCTTGCCCCGTCGAACGATGCGCCGGTAATAGAGGCGGCCACGGAAAACGCATGA
- a CDS encoding PadR family transcriptional regulator, with amino-acid sequence MGDKTDVWQGTLALMVLKTLETLGPLHGYGIARRIEQTSGDLLSLNYGTLYPALLRLEQEGSIASEWGVSDNNRKAKFYSLTRAGRRQLHQETRSWEQTTAIVARFLSTTEEPS; translated from the coding sequence ATGGGCGATAAAACCGATGTCTGGCAAGGAACCCTGGCGCTGATGGTCCTCAAGACCCTTGAGACCTTGGGCCCGCTTCACGGCTACGGCATCGCGCGGCGCATCGAGCAGACCAGCGGCGACCTGCTTTCGCTCAACTATGGAACGCTCTACCCCGCCCTCCTCCGCCTCGAGCAGGAAGGCTCCATTGCATCGGAGTGGGGTGTCTCCGACAACAACCGGAAGGCGAAGTTCTACTCGCTCACCCGCGCGGGCCGCCGTCAGCTTCATCAGGAGACGCGTAGCTGGGAGCAGACCACAGCCATCGTCGCGCGCTTTCTCTCAACCACGGAGGAGCCGTCATGA
- a CDS encoding response regulator transcription factor, whose translation MNDSALIAVVEDEEHLAQGLIFNLQAEGYRTHLEADGDAALEYLLHTTDAIDAIVLDCMLPGADGFTIVRALREAKRYTPVLMLTARSRPEDILEGLDAGADDYLPKPFDLGILLMRVKSLLRRTAWHRTTAQTSAPGQPVLADEYAFNHRTIRFDALELIAPNRTTNLTVMEADLLRYLTEREGQIVSRKEILEQVWRVHEDTDTRAIDNFIVRLRRYIEDDPANPQHLVTVRGIGYRFIANP comes from the coding sequence ATGAACGACTCCGCTTTGATCGCAGTTGTCGAGGACGAAGAGCATCTGGCACAGGGGTTGATCTTCAATCTCCAGGCCGAGGGATATCGTACCCATCTTGAAGCGGATGGAGATGCAGCGCTTGAATATCTGCTCCACACCACCGATGCAATCGATGCCATCGTGCTGGATTGTATGCTTCCTGGAGCGGATGGCTTTACCATTGTGCGCGCCCTGCGCGAGGCCAAGCGTTATACGCCGGTGCTGATGCTGACAGCGCGGTCCCGTCCGGAGGACATTCTGGAAGGGCTTGATGCCGGCGCCGACGACTATCTGCCGAAGCCGTTCGACCTTGGCATCCTGCTGATGCGCGTGAAATCGTTGCTGCGGCGCACGGCCTGGCACCGCACAACGGCCCAGACCAGCGCCCCGGGACAGCCCGTGCTCGCCGACGAGTACGCATTCAACCATCGCACCATCCGTTTCGACGCACTGGAGTTGATTGCCCCAAACCGCACGACCAACCTGACTGTGATGGAAGCCGACCTGCTCCGCTACCTCACCGAACGCGAAGGCCAGATTGTCTCGCGTAAGGAGATTCTTGAGCAGGTCTGGCGGGTGCACGAGGACACCGACACGCGCGCCATCGACAACTTCATCGTCCGCCTGCGCCGTTATATCGAAGACGATCCTGCGAATCCTCAGCACCTCGTTACCGTGCGGGGAATTGGCTACCGCTTTATCGCCAATCCCTGA
- a CDS encoding DUF3011 domain-containing protein, with the protein MCSKRNLLPVFGFVLALLGFITTAKPAHAQGYGNTITCSSDNGRRNFCNADTRGGVQLTRQISGSPCIQGQTWGWNNNQIWVDKGCRAEFRAGNGNGGGWGGGNGGTITCSSDDGRRNFCNANTRGGVQLTRQISGSPCTQGQTWGWNNNQIWVDKGCRAEFATGRGNGWGNGGGWGGNNGSTITCSSDNGRRNFCNANTRGGVQLTRQISGSPCTQGQTWGWNNNQVWVDKGCRAEFVTGRGNGNGGGWGGNAGATFNCSSDDGRRNYCSIPNGANPASVTMSRQISGSPCVQGQTWGADGRGVWVDRGCRAEFRTNR; encoded by the coding sequence ATGTGTTCGAAACGAAATCTTCTGCCAGTCTTCGGCTTCGTTCTGGCCTTGCTCGGCTTCATCACAACCGCTAAACCCGCCCATGCGCAGGGATATGGAAACACAATTACCTGCTCGTCCGACAATGGCCGTCGCAATTTCTGCAACGCCGATACCCGAGGGGGAGTCCAGCTTACCCGCCAGATCAGCGGATCGCCCTGCATTCAGGGGCAGACCTGGGGGTGGAACAACAATCAGATCTGGGTCGACAAAGGTTGCCGCGCCGAGTTTCGCGCTGGCAACGGCAACGGCGGGGGATGGGGCGGAGGCAACGGCGGCACCATCACCTGTTCCTCTGACGATGGCCGCCGCAACTTTTGCAACGCCAATACACGAGGGGGCGTCCAGCTTACCCGCCAGATCAGCGGATCGCCCTGCACCCAGGGACAGACCTGGGGATGGAACAACAATCAGATCTGGGTCGACAAAGGCTGCCGCGCCGAATTTGCCACTGGAAGAGGCAATGGCTGGGGTAACGGCGGAGGCTGGGGTGGAAATAATGGCAGCACCATCACCTGTTCCTCCGACAATGGACGGCGCAACTTCTGCAACGCCAATACACGGGGAGGCGTCCAACTTACTCGCCAGATCAGCGGATCGCCCTGCACCCAGGGACAGACCTGGGGATGGAACAACAATCAGGTCTGGGTCGACAAAGGTTGCCGCGCCGAGTTTGTGACTGGCAGAGGCAACGGGAACGGCGGAGGTTGGGGTGGCAATGCGGGAGCAACCTTCAACTGCTCTTCCGACGATGGCCGTCGCAACTACTGCTCGATTCCCAACGGAGCCAACCCTGCCTCGGTCACGATGAGCAGGCAAATCAGCGGATCGCCCTGCGTTCAGGGACAGACCTGGGGTGCAGACGGTCGAGGAGTATGGGTTGATCGTGGGTGCCGCGCGGAATTTCGCACAAACCGATGA